The genomic window GCTTACGGTTAACGATCTACCTCCTAATCGCGTTGGTGCAAAGCTTGTGGACATATACAGAACAGATACGACCCCAAAAGAAGCTTTTGAGGCCAAAGAACTCTTGAAATATAGCAAAGATTACTACCGTAAAAAAGGAACAGGACGACCAACTAAAAAAGACAGACGAGATATAGATAGTTTTTATGAAGAAGAATAAATTTGACAAAGCCTATTGGGATCATAGGTATAAGGAGAATAAAACCGGATGGAATATTGGATATGCATCACCACCGATAAAAGAATATATTGAACAATTAAAAGACAAATCGACTTCTATTTTAATACCAGGTGCTGGCAATAGTTTTGAAGCCGAATTGTTATGGAACAAAGGGTTTGCAAATACTTTTGTTTTAGATATTGCCAAACAACCTCTAGAAAATTTAAAAAAAAGGGTTGAGAGCTTTCCTGATGAACAACTGCTACATGACGATTTTTTTGAGCTTAACCAAAAGTACGACCTCATCATTGAGCAAACTTTTTTCTGCGCATTAAATCCTGATTTGAGAAAGCAATATGTAGAAAAAATGTTTCAGCTATTAAAACCTAATGGAAAACTAGCTGGCTTGCTTTTCGATTTTCCATTAACCGAATCTGGGCCACCTTTTGGCGGAAGTGTAGAAGAATATAATGCTATCTTCAGTAAATACTTTAAAATTAAAACACTGCAACGCGCAACAAATTCTATCAAAGAAAGACAAGGTAAAGAACTGTTTTTTATCTTTGAACGACTTTAATTTAATTTACTTATTAAAACAAAACCACACACCATGGCACTTACTAAAAATACCATTTTAAGTCATAAAGAGATTGAGCACAAAATAAGACGTATTGCTTATCAGATTTATGAAAGCAACGTAAATGAAACTGAAATTATAATAGCTGGTATTGAGAGTAATGGATATGTGTTGGCTAAAAAAATTAAATCACAACTCGATAAGATTTCTGATATAAGCTCTACACTTTGCAAAGTTACAGTTGATAAAGATGAACCAACTAAGCCAATTAAAACGTCAATAAAAAGTGAGGACTACTCTAATAAGTCTATTGTTTTAATTGATGACGTTTTAAACTCTGGCAGTACTTTAATTTATGGTATCAAACATTTTTTAGATGTGCCTTTAAAACAGTTTAAAACTGCGGTATTGGTTAATCGAAACCACAAAAAGTATCCTGTAAAAGCAGATTTTAAAGGTATTTCTTTATCAACTTCGCTTTTTGAACATGTACATGTCAACCTATCCAAACAACCTTACGAAGCTTATCTAGATTAAAGCCATTAAAATATCTTCAACAATATCTTTCTCAGATTTATAATCTGTGTTAATAATACAAGAAGCCTGATTGTAATATTGAGTACGTTCAAACAGGTGCTTACCTATAAACTCAGTAAGGTCTTCCTTAGTTTTTAAATGACTAATTAAAGGCCTGCTATTTTTTTCTTTAAATAAACGTTCTACTAAATTCGGAAGTGATAATTTTAAGTAGAACAATCTCACACTAGACTCATTAAGAAGTAGGTCTATATTATTACCATAACAAGGTGTACCGCCACCCAAAGCTAAAACAATATTGTCTTTTGAATATAGAATTTTATTGAGATAGTATGTCTCTTTTTTTCTAAAGTAGATCTCCCCTTTATTTTTAAATAAATCAGGAATTGGAGCATTTTCTTCATTAGAAATATAGTCGTCTAAGTCTAAGAAATTGTAATTCAACATGGTAGCCAAATTCTTACCAATTGTAGATTTACCAGACCCCATATATCCCATTAAAGCAACTATCATAAGACGTATTTTTTTGATTTTTAATTAACTAAGCTAGTGCATCACAAAAAAACAAAAATTTAAATAAAAAAAGTGTTGTTTTATTAATTAAACATTATATATTTGCACCCGCATTAGAGAAGCACATTTAATGTTAGACCGGGTAGCTCAGTTGGTAGAGCATCTCCCTTTTAAGGAGAGGGTCCTGGGTTCGAGCCCCAGCCCGGTCACAAAAGTTAAGCGTTATTGCTTAACTTTTTTTTTATATTTACTTTTCATTTTGCGCACGTGGCGGAATTGGTAGACGCGCTGGCTTGAGGGGCCAGTGACCGCTTAGGTCGTGGAAGTTCGAGTCTTCTCGTGCGCACAATTACTTTCGATTTTCCTAAATATATTCTTTCTATTTCTCCATTTCAGGGTTATTAACAACAATTTTTTATTTAAATTTTGTTAATTCTGCTTTTACTATTGGTTAAAAGCTTATTTTTGTTTAAACTTTTTTAAAAAACAA from Winogradskyella sp. MH6 includes these protein-coding regions:
- a CDS encoding RNA-binding S4 domain-containing protein, with translation MRIDKYLWCVRYYKTRSIATQACKKGQIKINGAVAKPSREIYPTDKIELRKDQITYQLTVNDLPPNRVGAKLVDIYRTDTTPKEAFEAKELLKYSKDYYRKKGTGRPTKKDRRDIDSFYEEE
- a CDS encoding methyltransferase translates to MKKNKFDKAYWDHRYKENKTGWNIGYASPPIKEYIEQLKDKSTSILIPGAGNSFEAELLWNKGFANTFVLDIAKQPLENLKKRVESFPDEQLLHDDFFELNQKYDLIIEQTFFCALNPDLRKQYVEKMFQLLKPNGKLAGLLFDFPLTESGPPFGGSVEEYNAIFSKYFKIKTLQRATNSIKERQGKELFFIFERL
- a CDS encoding shikimate kinase, which produces MIVALMGYMGSGKSTIGKNLATMLNYNFLDLDDYISNEENAPIPDLFKNKGEIYFRKKETYYLNKILYSKDNIVLALGGGTPCYGNNIDLLLNESSVRLFYLKLSLPNLVERLFKEKNSRPLISHLKTKEDLTEFIGKHLFERTQYYNQASCIINTDYKSEKDIVEDILMALI
- a CDS encoding phosphoribosyltransferase family protein yields the protein MALTKNTILSHKEIEHKIRRIAYQIYESNVNETEIIIAGIESNGYVLAKKIKSQLDKISDISSTLCKVTVDKDEPTKPIKTSIKSEDYSNKSIVLIDDVLNSGSTLIYGIKHFLDVPLKQFKTAVLVNRNHKKYPVKADFKGISLSTSLFEHVHVNLSKQPYEAYLD